CCCGGCCGCAGCAAAAACACCATGGGCCGGACTCCCGAAGGAATCCGGCCCATGGTGGGTGGCTTACAGCCCTAGATGTCTTCAGTCCAACCCTCGACGGGCGGCAACCTACCGCCGCACGTTCGTCTTGGAAGCATCGCCAGTGGAAGCAGCCCCCTTGGAAGCGGTACCGCCGGCAGGGGCACCGGCATCGATGCCTGGCACTTTCTTGGAGAACCCGGTGAACACCACATGGGCGGCTGCGGCCGTCAACAGCGATGCGCCGAGCATGTGCAGTCCCACCAGAACGATCGGCAGGTGCAGGAAGTGCTGGGTGTAGCCGATAACCGCCTGGACCAGAACCACTGCGGTCAGCAGCAGCAGCGAGGAACGAAGCCGTCCGTCGGTCGCATGGCGGTACACCAGGTAGAGGGCCACGATGAGGGCAAAAACCAGCAGGTAAACGGGCACTACGTGGATCCGGGTCACCAGGTCCGGATCCAGCCCGTTGCGGGCCGCGCCGTGATCGCCGGCGTGGGGGCCGGAGCCCGTCACAACGACGCCCAGCAGCACGGAGAGCCCCGAGAGAACCCCCAGCGCACCCAGCAGCGGACGCAGGGTGCGGTTGGCCAGCGGACCGTTTGCGGATGCCAGCTGCCGGGGAGTGAGCCACGCGCGGTTGACCAGGACGGTGGCCAGCACAATCAGGACCATCGACACGATGAAGTGTCCGCCCACAATCCAGGGGTTCAGCCCGGTCCATACGGTGATCCCGCCCAGCAGGGCCTGGGCCGGAATGCCTGCCAGCAGGAAGACGGAGAGCTTGAACAGGTCGCCGCGCTCGGCCCGGGCCTTCCAGACGCTGAAGACCATGGCGAAGGCAATGGCGGCCAGCACAAAAGTGAGCAGCCGGTTGCCGAACTCAATAATCCCGTGCACGCCCATTTCCGGGGTGGTGGTCAGCGAGTCAGGGGTGCACAGCGGCCACTCCGGGCAGCCCAGCCCCGAGGCGGTCAGCCGGACAGCGCCGCCGGTCACGACAATTCCGATGTTGGCGGCCAGCGAGGCAACGGCCAGGGCACGCACCGTCTTCGACGCGGCGGGCGCACCGGATGCGGGGGAGGAATGTACCGGCTTACCGGTGGATGTGGGGATCACAGAATCTAACTCCATTTAAACCATCGGACAGCAGCGAGGCCGCCCAGGATTGTCCACGCCAGCAGGATCAGCATGGCGGGGATATTGAAAACTGCGTCAATCAGTGCTGACCTCATGGCTTCTCCGAGTGCGGCGGAGGGCAGGATCTGGACGAAAGGCTGCATCACGTCGGGCAGGTTGACCGCCGGAATGATGATGCCGCCCACTGCTGCCAACAGTATCCACAGCAGGTTGGTCACGGCCAGTGTTGCCTCCGGACGGGCGGTGCCGGCCACGAGAAGACCCAGCGCCGTAAAGGCGGCGGCCCCCAAAAGCAGCGACACCAGGGCAAGCGGAATTCCTGACCAGGACGGCTGCCAGCTGAAGAACGCGGCAACGATGCTCACCACGGCCACCTGGATGACCAGGACGGCGACGACGGCGATGCCCTTGCCGGCGATCAGCCCGGTTTTCCCCAGGGGAGTGGTGGAAAGGAAGCGCAGGACGCCGTAGCGGCGGTCGAAGCCGGTGGCGATGCCCTGGCCGGTGAACGCGGTGGACATGGCGCACAGGGCCAGGATGCCCGGCGTCGCCATGTTCACCCTGGACGTGCCGTAACCGTCCAGGATGGGCGTAACGCACAGCGCCACCAGTGCCATCAGCGGCAGGAACACGGCGAGGATCAGCTGTTCGCCGTTGCGGAGCATGGTCAGCGCCTCGTAGCGGCCCTGGTTCAGGATGCGGGCCGGCAGGGATGCGGGGGCGCTCATCGGATTTCCCTTCCGGACAGGTCAAGGAAGACGTCTTCCAGGGAACGCGAGGCCATGTGGACGGCCGCCGGAAGCAGGTCCAGGCGGGCCCACCAGGAGGCCAGCGTGGCAAGATCGGCAGGCGTGATGACACCGCGGAGGGTGTAATGGCCGGGCACGGGCTCGGCGGCCGTCAGATGCGGGAGTCCGGCGCCGGACAGATCAAGGCCGGGTGCGGCGTCGAACGTCAGCAGCCGCTGTTCGGCGAGCTCGCCGGTCTGGGCGGTCAGTTCCGCCACCGTGCCCTGCGCCACGGTTTTGCCCGCATCGATGATATAGACGTAGTCGGCGAGTCTCTGCGCGTCGTCCATCAGATGGGTGGTGAGGATGATGCCGAGGCCTTCGCTGCGCAGTTCCGCAATCAGGTCAAAGACAATCTGGCGTGACTGTGGATCCAATCCTGCGCTGGGCTCATCCAGGAACAGCACTTCCGGACGGCCGATCAGCGCGGCCGCCATGGCCAGACGCTGCTTCTGCCCGCCGGAGAGCCTGCGGATGTTGGAATTGGCGAAACTGCCGATGCCCAGCCGGGCCACCAGCTCGTCAACGGGACGGGGATCGGCGTACATGGAAGCAATGTGGTGCAGCAGGGGAACGGGGCGGGCCGACGGCGGGAGGCCGCCGTCCTGCAGCATGACGCCCACGCGGCTGCGCAGCTCGGCTCCGGCGCCGTAGGGGTCCTGGCCCAGCAGGCGCACTTCGCCGCCGTTGATGGGCTGCAGGCCCTGGGCGCATTCAAGGGTGGTGGTTTTTCCCGCGCCATTGGCGCCGAGCAGGGCAGTGACTGACCCGCGGTGGGCGGTGAAATCCACGCCCGCCAGCACGCGGATCATTTTGCCGTCGAGACCGGCTACCGGACCGCAGTCCTTAATCAGGCCCTTTATGGTCAGGCAGGGTTCATCGTTAGGCACTGTCATATTCTACGTTAGGTAGTACAGCCGGATGCACCCCGGTGGAGGACGAGCGGAGGACGCGTGGAGGACGCCGGGAGGCGGCCGGAGTGAGGCCGCTGCGGAGGGGAAGCCTGTCCTTAGTGGATTGCGGGAACAGATTAGGTCATGCTTGTGTTGTGTATTCTATGAGCAACTCTGAGCCGGAGGCAGTGGCCAAGCCGGCAGCAGCCCGCGAAGCGGAGGAGCGCACCCGGGACCGTGTCCTGGGCGCCGTGCTGGAGCACGGCCCCGTCAGCGCCGCGGAACTCGGTGAACGGCTGGGCTTTACGCCTGCCGCCGTCCGCCGACACCTCGACGCGCTGTCCACCCAGGGCCTGATCGAAGTCAAGCGGGTCAGCAACCCGTCCTCGGGTGCAGGACGTCCGGCCCGCCGGTACGTGCTGAGCGCGCAGGGACAGGCGTATCTGGGGAACGACTACCTGGACATCGCCACCGAAGCCCTGCGCCAGCTGGGTTTGGCCGCCGGACCTGAGGCGATTGAAAAATTTGCCGCAGACCGCTTCGCCCGGATGGAAGAGCGCTACCGTCCGACCGTTGAGGCAGCCGGCCCGGCAGTGTCCGACAAGGCACAGGCCCTGGCGGCAGAACTGACCAAGGATGGATTCGTCGGATCCACCACCATGATCGGCACAGCCAAGCAGCCCAGCACCCTGCTGAGCGTGCAGCTGTGCCAGGGGCACTGCCCCATTCAGGGACTTGCCAGTGCCTATACGGTCTTCTGCGACAAGGAAACCGAAGTTTTCGCCCGCCTGCTGGACGTCGACGTTCGTCGTCTGTCCACGCTGTCCCGCGGGGGTCACGTATGTACGACCCATATTCCCGTGGGTCGAACCGGGTCAACGGCGCACGTCCCCGTGCACGCCGCGACCAACCAGTCCACATCCATTCATCAGCAAGAAAGGCCGTGATGACGGATCAAGTAACGCAGAAGTCAACGGCGCCCTCATCGGTGCCGGAGTCTGTGATTTCAGACATCCTGGAAAAGAACCCCGAACTTGAGGGCATTGGCACCTACGAGTACGGATGGGCAGACTCCGACGTCGCGGGTTCCAACGCGCGCCGCGGGCTCAGCGAGGAAGTCGTCCGGGACATCTCGGCGAAAAAGAGCGAGCCCCAGTGGATGCTGGACCTCCGCCTGAAGGGCCTGAAGTACTTCGACCGCAAGCCCATGCCGACCTGGGGCGCAGACCTCTCCGGCATTGACTTCGACAACATCAAGTACTTCGTGCGCTCCACCGAGAAGCAGGCCAACACCTGGGAAGACCTGCCCGAGGACATCCGGAACACATACGAGAAGCTCGGCATCCCCGAAGCCGAACGCGGACGCCTGGTCTCCGGCGTCGCGGCTCAGTACGAGTCCGAGGTTGTCTACCACCAGCTCCGCGAGGATCTGGAACGCCAGGGCGTCATCTTCCTGGACACCGACACCGCGCTGAAGGAACACCCGGAAATGTTCCAGGAGTACTTCGGCACGGTCATCCCGGTGGGTGACAACAAGTTCGGTTCGCTGAACACCGCCGTATGGTCCGGCGGATCCTTCGTGTACGTCCCCAAGGGCGTCCACGTGGAGATCCCGCTGCAGGCGTACTTCCGCATCAACACGGAAAACATGGGCCAGTTCGAGCGCACGCTGATCATCGCCGACGAGGACTCCTACGTCCACTACATCGAAGGCTGCACGGCGCCGATCTACACCTCGGACTCGCTGCACTCCGCAGTCGTGGAAATCATCGTGAAGAAGGGCGCACGCGTCCGCTACACGACCATCCAGAACTGGTCGAACAACGTGTACAACCTGGTGACCAAGCGCGCCATTGCCCACGAGGGCGCCACGATGGAGTGGATCGACGGCAACATCGGTTCCAAGGTCACCATGAAGTACCCGGCTGTCTACCTGGTGGGCGAGCACGCCAAGGGTGAAACCCTGTCCATCGCCTTCGCCGGCGAGGGCCAGCACCAGGACACCGGATCCAAGATGGTCCACATTGCCCCGAACACCAAGAGCTCCATCATCTCCAAGTCAGTGGCCCGCGGCGGCGGCCGCGCCGCATACCGCGGCCTGGTCCAGGTCCGCGAAGGCGCCAAGCACTCGGCCAACACCGTGCGCTGCGACGCCCTGCTGGTGGACACTATCTCCCGCTCGGACACGTACCCGTACGTGGACATCCGCGAAGATGACGTCACCATGGGCCACGAGGCAACCGTGTCGCGCGTGAGCGAAGAACAGCTGTTCTACCTCATGTCCCGCGGCCTGCCCGAGGACGAGGCCATGGCCATGATCGTGCGCGGCTTCATCGAGCCGATCGCCCGTGAGCTGCCGATGGAATACGCCCTTGAACTCAACCGCCTCATCGAACTCCAGATGGAAGGAGCCGTCGGTTAATGTCGAAGCTTAACGACGTCGTCGAAACCGTGACCGAACAGGTCAGCAAAACCGTAGAGGGTGTCAAAGCCCGGATCGGTGCCCCCTCCGGGGACAGCCGCATCCGGATTGACGGATTCACCGAAGAGGGCGAGAACCTCTCTCCGCTGAACGAATCCTCCGCGGTTCTCGGCGGCGACAGCAGCAAGTCCCACAGCCACGGCGCAGGGGCAGGCATTCCGGACAGCTCACGCGCCGGACGCCTGACCTCCTACAACCGCGGCGACTTCGGCAAACTGACCGGACGTGAGGAAGACTGGCGGTTCACCCCGCTCAAGCGCCTTCGCGGCCTGCACACCGCTGAACTCACCGGCACCGCCCCCGAGGTGGCCGTTGTGGCCCCCGAGGGCGTGCTCGTGGAGAACGTGGCCCGCACCGATGCCCGCATTGGCTCCGCCGGCATCCCGGAGGACCTGGTGGCAGCCGCCGCCTGGGAAGCCTTCACCGAAGCCACCGCCGTCACCATTCCGGCCGAAACCATCGTGGACGGCAGCGTCACGCTGACCATGACCGGGGCCGGCAAGGACCCCGCGGCCCAGCACATCGTCATTACCGCGGAGAAGTTCTCCAAGGCAGTGGTGGTCCTGGACCACAAGGGTTCGGCAACACTGTCCCAGAACGTGGAGATCGTTGTCGGCGACGGCGCCGAGCTCACCGTTGTTTCGGTCCAGGACTGGGACGACGACGCCGTGCACGCGTCCGCCCAGTACGCCAAGATTGGCCGCGACGCGAAGTTCAAGCACGTTGTCGTCAGCCTCGGCGGCGACCTGGTGCGCATTACGCCGTCGTCGCGCTTCACAGCCGTTGGCGGAGACGTGCAGATGTTCGGCCTGTACTACGCCGATGCCGGCCAGCACCTGGAGCAGCGCCTGTTCGTGGACCACGCGGTCCCGAACTGCAAGTCCCGCGTTATGTACAAGGGTGCGCTGCAGGGCCGCGACGCCCACACCGTATGGGTGGGTGACGTCCTGATCCGCAAGGAAGCAGAAGGCACCGACACCTACGAGGTCAACCGCAACCTGCTGCTGACCGACGGCGGCCGTGCCGACTCCGTGCCCAACCTGGAAATCGAAACCGGCCTGATCGAGGGCGCCGGCCATGCCAGCGCCACCGGCCGGTTCGACGACGAGCACCTGTTCTACCTGATGGCCCGCGGCATCCCCGAGGATGTTGCACGCCGCCTGGTGGTCCGCGGGTTCCTCAACGAGATCATCCAGCAGATCAAGGTTCCGGCACTGGAAGAGCGGCTCACCGAGGCCGTCGAGCGCGAGCTCGCAGCAGTCGAGAGCTAGTCGGCGTTCCCCGGGAGCCGCACGGCTCCCGGGGAGTGCCCCCACACTTTTTGAAGCTTAAATACGCACCAGAGCGTGCAAAGGAGAAAGCGTAACTCGTATGTCTACTCTCGAGATCAAAGATCTTCACGTCAGCATTGAGACCGAACAGGGTGTCAAGAAGCAGATCCTGAAGGGCGTCAGCCTGACCATCAACACCGGTGAGACCCACGCCATCATGGGCCCCAACGGCTCCGGCAAGTCCACTCTGGCCTCCACCATCGCAGGTCACCCGCGCTACACCGTCGACAGCGGTTCCATCACGCTCGACGGCGCCGACGTCCTGGACATGAGCGTTGACGAGCGCGCCCGCGCCGGCCTGTTCCTGGCCATGCAGTACCCGGTCGAGGTCCCCGGTGTCACCATGACCAACTTCCTGCGCACCGCCAAGACCTCGCTCGACGGCGAAGCCCCCTCGCTGCGCCACTGGACCAAGGACGTCAAGGCGGCCATGAGCCAGCTGCGCATCGACGCCGACTTTGCCTCGCGCAACGTCAACGAAGGCTTCTCCGGCGGCGAGAAGAAGCGGGTGGAAATCCTCCAGCTCGAGCTCTTCCACCCGAAGTTCGCCATCCTCGACGAGACCGACTCGGGCCTGGACGTTGACGCGCTGAAGGTTGTTTCCGAAGGCGTCAACCGCGAGCACGCCAAGGGCGAAATGGGTACGCTGCTTATCACCCACTACACCCGGATCCTGCGCTACATCAAGCCGGACTTCGTCCACGTGTTTGTTGACGGCCGGATTGCCGAGCAGGGCGGCCCCGAGCTGGCCGAACGCCTGGAAGAAGAAGGCTACGACCGCTTCACGGGCGCCAACGCGACGGCGGCCACCGCCACCGCGAACGCACTGAAGGCCTAGGCTGTACACCTGTCCGCTACAACTGCCAAGGAGCAGATGATGAGTGAGCCGAATCTGGCCCAGACATCCCTCGAGGATGTCGAAGAGGCCCTGAAAGACGTTATCGACCCCGAACTGGGCGTAAACGTTGTTGACCTGGGTCTGCTCTACGGGCTGCGGTACGCCGAGGACGGCGCACTGCTGATCGACATGACGCTGACCACCGCGGCATGCCCGCTGACCGACGTGCTCGAGGAGCAGGTTGGCCAGGCACTGGACGGCGTTGTTGACGACTGGCGCCTGAGCTGGGTCTGGATGCCGCCGTGGGGTCCGGAAAAGATCACCGACGACGGCCGCGACCAGATGCGCGCGCTGGGGTTCAATATCTAGGACCGCAGCACCGGTAACAGCGGCAGGGGCCGCTTCCCCGACACGGGGAGGCGGCCCCTGGTTCGTTAACCGCGGTTCCGTCAGACGGAGCTGCTAGCCTGTGCCCCATGGGGAAATCGGGGCATTTTCATGATGAGTATTTGGCGGCCTGGAACGAAGCCATGGCGTCCGGGGACAGCGGACCCATTGAGGCCTTCCTGTCGCCGGATTACCACGGCTGGCTGGGACAGGCGGCGGCCGCGGCGGAAGCTTTCGACGGCGCGGCTGCCCGGAACGGTTTCCAGGACGCGGTGTCCGGCATGCGCGGCAGTACGGTGCACACCGGCTTCCGCACGGTTGCCCCGCGTGGCCGGGATGAAGCCGTGGTGTTCCACGAAATGACGTACCGGACCGGAGATGTCGTGACCGCCCGGGCGCTGCTGATGGAGTCCTGGCGGCTGGAGAACGGTCGCTGGCTCCTCTGCCGCGACTTCACCGAAGTGAATGTCGGGACGCCGGAATAGCTCCTTGGTTGCTCCCTAAGCGGTTGCTGCGGCCTAGGCTCCCGGGCTGTCCAGATTCGCGGCGCTGAAGGTGTCGCACGCGCCGATTCCGCCGTCGCTATTCTCATAACCCTGCATAAACCACGCCTGGCGCTGGTCCCCGGAGCCGTGCGTCCAGCTCTCCGGATTCACCTGGCCGGTGGCCATCGACTGGATCCGGTCATCACCAATGGCCGAGGCCGCTGACAGCGCGTCCTGGACATCGGCCGGTGTCAGTTCCGCGAGGAAGGGTTCGGAGCTTCCCGGTGCGGGAACGGAAGCGGCCGCACCGGCCCACATCCCGGCGTAGCAGTCGGCCTGCAGCTCGGTGCGGACCGCGGCTGATTCCGCGCCCTGCGGATCCCGGGCGGAGGCGCCAAGGACACCGGTCAGGTTTTGGATGTGATGACCGAACTCATGGGCCACCACATACTCCTGGGCCAGCGGTCCGCCGGAGGCGCCGTACTGGGCCACCAGCTCGTCAAAGAACGCGGTGTCGTAATAGGTCTGTTCATCGGCCGGGCAGTAGAAGGGCCCGACGGCGGCGGTTGCGGACCCGCAGCCGGTGGACGTTTGGCCGGTGAACAGGGTGACGCCGGGCTCGGTGTAGGTGAGTCCCTCGGCGGCCAGCGCCGGCTGCCAGAAGCTGTCCAGGCTTTCGGCCGTGCCAACAATCCGGCAGTCCAGGCGCTCGTTCGCGTCCGCGCCGTCGAGGCATTCGCTGATGGACTGGGAGCTGCCGGATCCCGCCGTGCTGTCGGCTCCGTCGGTGATGCCCAGGCCGTCCACGACCTCCGGCCCAAAGATCAGGGACAGGATCAGGATCAGGCCGCCGCCCAATCCTCCGCCCACGGCAAGTCCTTTGCCTTTGCCCCGGCGGTCCCGGACCCGGGAGGAATCCAATCGTGCGTTGTCGTTAAAACTCATGACGGTAATTATCCCCGACGATCAGTGGGCTGATGTTCGGCCGGCTCACCGATGCCGCGGGCGGCGAGGGCGTCACCGGTCTGCTGTGCATAAGCCACCGCTTTGATGACCACGGGGACCGTCAGCGCCCGGGGGTTGCGTTCCAGGCCACGTGCCATGGCGGAGTGCCGGACATCGCGGGCGGAGCCCAGCAGGAAGGGAATGCTGCGCATCATGAGGGCCAGCGTCAGGCCGAAGCGTTCCGGATCCGCGCCAAGGAAACGCAACGGACGGGCCAGTGCCACCATGCCGTCCAGCAGATCCTGAACCGGTGTGGTCAGGGTCAGCAGCCGGGCGGCAGCCACGCAGGCGAAAATATTGCCGGTCACCAGGACAGCCGTTGCCGGGCCGGCGCTGAACGCCTGGAAAACACCGAGCAGCAGCAGTACCGGCCACATGAGCTTCAGCGGACGCCATGCTTCGGAGAACATCCTGGCGGCGGTATAAACCCCGGCCAGCAGCACGATCCCTCCACCGAGCACGGGCAGCGACCCCGCGGCCAGGAGCCCAAGGGAGAACAGGACGACGGCGGACGCCTTCAGGGCCAGCGGCGCCCGGTGCACGGGGGAGCTGCCGTGCCGGTAGGAGCCCAGCAAATCGGGTGCGCTTCTCACGTCAGCATCACCGTGCCCCCAGGGCCAGGGTGCGGTACGCATCGATGGCCTGCTCCGGGCCGCCGTCGCAGACAATCCTGCCGCCGTCCACCACCAGCACACGCTGTGCGTCGGCAGCGAAATCGAGGTCGTGCGTGGTGTAAATGACCTGCTGGGGCAGCTCCGCGAAGACCCGACGGAGCCTGGCGGTGTTGCGCAAATCCAGGAGAGTGCTGGGTTCGTCGGCAACGAGGATGGCAGGATCAACGGCCAGCACGGAGGTCAGGGCCATCAACTGGCGTTCACCGCCGGACAGGTCGTAGATGCTGCGGTCCGCCAGCTCCAGCAGGCCCATCGCGGACAGCCGTTCCTCGGCCGCCGTGCGCCGTTCTTCGCGCCGGCGGATACCGGCGCGAAGTGAGAGCTCGACGTCGTCGCGCCCCGTGGGCATCACCAGCTGGGAGAGGGGGTCCGTGAAGACAAATCCGACCCGGCGCCGGATCCGGCTGCCGTGTTGTGCCGTGTCCAGCCCGTCCACCGTGACTGTGCCGGTGTCGGGGAGCAGCAGGCCGTTGATGAGTTTCAGCAGCGTGGATTTCCCGGACCCGTTGGCGCCAATCACGGCGATCCGCGGTTCAGCCAAATCAATGCTGATCCGGTGGAGGATGGGAGCCGGGCGCGGGGTTCCCGGGGCGCTGCCGGCATCGTCTGGCAGCACCGAAACATCCCGCAGCGAGATCATTGGCATCAGCGCGGCTTCGGGGCCAGGCGTGGAAAGGCCGTCAGGACGCTGACTCCGACCGCGGCGGCCAGCAGGTTTTTCAGGACATCGCCGGGCCAGAAGGCCATATCCGCGGCCAAGGCAGCGGGGAAGTCCAATTTTGCGTTTAGCATCAGGCTGGAGATGCCGAGGGGGTGGATGACCAGGAAGCTGGTCACCATCGCGGCGGCAAACAGGAGCGGGAACCGGGCGCGGCGGGTGCGGCGCAGGACCAGGCGGGCCAGCAGTCCCACGAGGAACGCCGCCGGCAGGAAGGCCAGCAGGTATCCGGCCGACGGACCGGCCAGCACTCCCAGTCCGCCCCGGAAACCGCTGAACACCGGCAGCCCGGCCAGCCCGGCCGCCAGGAACAGGCCAACCGCTGCCGCCCCGCGGGTCGGACCGAGAATAATGCCGGTCAGCATGACGGCCAGCGTCTGCAGAGTGATGGGTACTCCGGGGCCGAGGGGAATGCCGGGGAGAACCGAAAACGCAGCCGTCAGTGCGGCAAAAACCGCAATCAGGGAGAGGTCACCGGAGGTCCAGCGGCGGCGCTGTCCCCGGACCCGTCCGGAAGTGGCTGCCGGAGCAGTGGGATCAATGGTCATCTGGCCTCAGTTCATAGAAGTTCTACAAGGGTGATGCGTCTCACCCGGTGCCGGGCATCAGCGCTGTCTGCCTGTCAGGGCGGGGGAGTGGGGTGGGCTCCGTTCTCGACACTAGCCGGGGCAGGTGGATATTCCTTTGGAGCTTTTCTACAAATGCGCCCGGGACGGTAGACTTGAAAGGCTGCTTCCGCAGTTCAGCCTCTATCCCCAACCCCCTCGAAAGGTCCACTGAGTGATTGCCGTATCTAATCTCGAGCTCCGTGCCGGCGCACGTTTGCTCATGGAAGCGGTTTCATTCCGTGTTGACAAAGGCGACAAAATTGGATTGGTGGGCCGCAACGGAGCGGGCAAAACCACCCTTACCAAGGTTCTGGCCGGCGAAGCACTGCCGGCCAACGGCCATGTGAAGCGCGTCGGGGAAATCGGCTACCTGCCGCAGGATCCGCGTACCCCGGACATGGAGCAGCTGGGCAAGGACCGGATCCTCTCCGCCCGCGGCCTGGATGTGGTCACGGCGCAGCTGAAGAAGTGCCAGGACGAGATGGCCAGCGACGACGAAAAAATCTCGCGCAAGGCCATGAACCGCTATGACCGGCTCGAAGCTGACTTCCTCGCCGCCGGCGGTTACGCCGCGGAATCCGAGGCCGCCACCATCTGCGCCAATCTGGCCCTGCCGGACCGCCTGCTGAACCAGCCGCTGAGCACCCTCTCCGGTGGCCAGCGCCGCCGTGTCGAGCTGGCCCGGATCCTGTATTCCGACGCCGAGACCATGCTCCTCGATGAGCCCACCAACCACCTCGACGCCGATTCCATCGCTTGGCTGCGCGAGTTCCTGAAGAACCACACCGGTGGCCTGATTGTGATCAGCCACGATACGGCGCTCCTTGAAGCCACCGTGAACAAGGTCTTCAGCCTGGATGCGAACCGCGCCACGATCGACATCTACAACATGGACTGGAAGCGCTACAAGCTGCAGCGCGAGACCGACGAACGCGCCCGGAAGCGCGAGCGTGCCAACACCGAGAAGAAGGCCGGCATCCTGCTGGCGCAGGCCAACAAGATGAAGGCCCGTGCGTCCGGCGCATCCGCAGCCCAGAGCATGCTCAAGCGCGTGGACCGGCTCATGGGCGGCCTGGACGCCGTCCGTGCCACGGACCGCGT
This genomic interval from Arthrobacter citreus contains the following:
- a CDS encoding ABC transporter ATP-binding protein → MPMISLRDVSVLPDDAGSAPGTPRPAPILHRISIDLAEPRIAVIGANGSGKSTLLKLINGLLLPDTGTVTVDGLDTAQHGSRIRRRVGFVFTDPLSQLVMPTGRDDVELSLRAGIRRREERRTAAEERLSAMGLLELADRSIYDLSGGERQLMALTSVLAVDPAILVADEPSTLLDLRNTARLRRVFAELPQQVIYTTHDLDFAADAQRVLVVDGGRIVCDGGPEQAIDAYRTLALGAR
- a CDS encoding biotin transporter BioY, whose amino-acid sequence is MTIDPTAPAATSGRVRGQRRRWTSGDLSLIAVFAALTAAFSVLPGIPLGPGVPITLQTLAVMLTGIILGPTRGAAAVGLFLAAGLAGLPVFSGFRGGLGVLAGPSAGYLLAFLPAAFLVGLLARLVLRRTRRARFPLLFAAAMVTSFLVIHPLGISSLMLNAKLDFPAALAADMAFWPGDVLKNLLAAAVGVSVLTAFPRLAPKPR
- a CDS encoding energy-coupling factor transporter transmembrane protein EcfT, whose protein sequence is MRSAPDLLGSYRHGSSPVHRAPLALKASAVVLFSLGLLAAGSLPVLGGGIVLLAGVYTAARMFSEAWRPLKLMWPVLLLLGVFQAFSAGPATAVLVTGNIFACVAAARLLTLTTPVQDLLDGMVALARPLRFLGADPERFGLTLALMMRSIPFLLGSARDVRHSAMARGLERNPRALTVPVVIKAVAYAQQTGDALAARGIGEPAEHQPTDRRG
- a CDS encoding ABC-F family ATP-binding cassette domain-containing protein, whose translation is MIAVSNLELRAGARLLMEAVSFRVDKGDKIGLVGRNGAGKTTLTKVLAGEALPANGHVKRVGEIGYLPQDPRTPDMEQLGKDRILSARGLDVVTAQLKKCQDEMASDDEKISRKAMNRYDRLEADFLAAGGYAAESEAATICANLALPDRLLNQPLSTLSGGQRRRVELARILYSDAETMLLDEPTNHLDADSIAWLREFLKNHTGGLIVISHDTALLEATVNKVFSLDANRATIDIYNMDWKRYKLQRETDERARKRERANTEKKAGILLAQANKMKARASGASAAQSMLKRVDRLMGGLDAVRATDRVAALRFPDPAPCGKTPMMAEGLSKSYGSLEIFTDVDLAIDRGSKVVILGLNGAGKTTLLRMLAGVDTPDTGKVIPGFGLKVGYYAQEHETLDTERTVLENMRSSAPDMDDAEVRSVLGSFMFSGDDVEKKAGVLSGGEKTRLALATIVASSANVLLLDEPTNNLDPASRAEILGALSNYSGAVVMVSHDEGAVAALNPERVVLLPDGDEDHWNDSYLDLVTLA